The following are encoded in a window of Carboxydocella sporoproducens DSM 16521 genomic DNA:
- a CDS encoding putative polysaccharide biosynthesis protein, translating to MRKQSLLGGTLVLFSSNLVNRILGFIYQIMIVSLIGSQGIGLFNMVYPIYILVLVISSFGLPLAIAKFVAENNQKDPAYSVYILRKSILILLIFSTIITGALYLSLDRIAPLFLTNQNALPILKSLLLSVPVISVCSGFRGFFQGLLMMNAPAISQFVEQVVRVTCGLVFAYILVSKSIVWGAIGSSIGVIAGETIGFLVLLYFFLKWWKKNKRLALSLRKNTVTTKELILFSWPVALSKIVATVLLSFEATLIPRQLVKAGINLNEATSLFGQLSGMAIPILVIPSVLTSALATTLVPAISEANSAGNIPLLRDRIKTSLFFTLLFGLPAVVIFYLFSAQICYLLFKQINAGEALRILAFGGIFYYLQQTTTGILQGLGQTKRPLENMLWGSLVEIILLITLVPIAVDPFKTACWAINVSFFITAILNIVFITKDLGFWSVIETKTIYLIPVILFMGFVAMKIYLLIFVIINSPTLSLITSVGSAIITYATLLIIFKILPYEWLNRLNNYFFFLKK from the coding sequence TTGCGCAAACAGAGTTTACTTGGAGGGACACTAGTCTTATTTTCTTCAAATCTTGTTAATCGAATCCTGGGGTTTATCTACCAGATAATGATTGTAAGTTTAATTGGCTCACAGGGTATTGGGTTGTTTAATATGGTTTACCCAATATATATACTTGTTCTGGTTATTTCTAGTTTTGGATTGCCACTGGCGATAGCAAAATTTGTGGCCGAAAATAATCAAAAAGATCCCGCTTATTCAGTTTATATATTAAGAAAATCAATATTGATTCTGCTTATTTTTTCAACCATAATCACCGGTGCTTTGTATTTATCTCTTGATAGAATTGCACCGCTTTTCTTAACCAACCAAAACGCTTTACCAATTTTAAAAAGCCTTTTATTATCTGTCCCAGTAATTAGTGTGTGTTCTGGTTTTAGAGGTTTTTTTCAAGGTCTTCTCATGATGAATGCACCAGCGATTAGCCAGTTTGTGGAGCAAGTAGTTAGAGTTACTTGCGGTCTTGTTTTTGCATATATTTTGGTCTCCAAAAGCATAGTTTGGGGAGCTATCGGTTCCTCCATTGGAGTTATTGCCGGAGAAACCATCGGTTTTCTTGTTCTACTTTACTTTTTCTTAAAATGGTGGAAGAAAAACAAACGTTTAGCTTTATCATTAAGGAAAAACACCGTGACTACAAAAGAACTTATTCTTTTTTCCTGGCCAGTAGCTTTAAGTAAAATTGTTGCTACTGTACTATTGTCCTTTGAGGCTACTTTAATTCCGCGCCAGCTGGTTAAAGCCGGCATTAATTTAAATGAAGCAACTTCACTTTTCGGTCAATTAAGCGGTATGGCAATTCCAATTCTGGTAATTCCCAGTGTTTTAACATCCGCCTTAGCAACAACATTAGTCCCGGCAATATCTGAAGCAAATTCAGCCGGAAATATACCCTTACTAAGAGACAGGATAAAAACCTCGTTATTTTTTACACTCTTATTCGGACTACCTGCTGTAGTAATTTTTTACTTGTTTTCTGCCCAGATTTGTTATTTACTGTTTAAACAAATAAATGCCGGTGAGGCGCTACGCATTCTTGCGTTTGGAGGAATTTTTTATTACCTACAACAAACTACAACAGGTATTTTACAAGGGTTAGGACAAACTAAACGACCATTAGAAAATATGCTTTGGGGCAGCTTAGTTGAAATAATATTATTAATAACCCTGGTGCCTATTGCTGTTGATCCTTTTAAAACGGCTTGTTGGGCTATTAATGTTAGTTTTTTTATAACTGCAATCCTTAATATAGTATTTATTACAAAAGATTTAGGTTTCTGGAGTGTTATAGAAACCAAGACTATCTATTTGATTCCGGTAATTTTATTTATGGGATTTGTTGCCATGAAAATTTATCTGCTGATTTTTGTAATAATAAATTCACCTACTTTAAGTTTAATAACTTCAGTAGGCTCAGCAATAATTACATATGCTACTTTATTAATTATTTTTAAGATTTTACCCTATGAATGGTTAAATCGACTTAATAATTATTTCTTTTTCCTTAAAAAATAA
- a CDS encoding D-alanine--D-alanine ligase, which yields MTIRIALLMGGLSSEREISLKSGEAVYKALLEAGYEVDKIDVDKQVAKKLLEKRYDLAFIMLHGAYGEDGTIQGLLEILGIPYTGSGVLASAIAMDKIMSKKVLMQAGLPTAPFVSVSRYHWEKNRQEVLGKIKNEISLPLVVKAPNQGSTIGIYFVWQEDELENALEEAFKFPEREILIEKFIKGKEVTAPVLGNNEVTSLPLIQIISKTGVVYDYQAKYTAGLSEHVIPPELPKSVIEKVQDLACQAHLAIGCSGLSRVDFIIDDNFQPYILEVNTIPGMTETSLFPDSARAIGWSYKDLCCKIIEYAGERFNKKFTL from the coding sequence ATGACCATTCGTATTGCTTTATTAATGGGTGGGTTGTCGTCTGAAAGGGAAATATCATTGAAAAGCGGGGAAGCAGTTTATAAGGCATTGCTAGAAGCCGGTTATGAAGTTGATAAGATAGACGTTGACAAGCAAGTTGCCAAAAAACTTCTTGAAAAAAGGTATGACCTAGCTTTTATTATGTTACATGGCGCTTATGGGGAAGATGGAACAATCCAGGGGCTGCTGGAAATACTGGGCATACCCTATACCGGATCAGGAGTTCTGGCTAGCGCTATTGCTATGGATAAAATAATGAGTAAAAAGGTATTAATGCAGGCCGGGTTACCTACAGCTCCTTTTGTTTCAGTGTCCCGTTACCATTGGGAAAAAAATAGACAGGAAGTTTTAGGGAAAATAAAAAATGAAATTAGTTTACCGCTTGTAGTTAAGGCTCCTAACCAAGGCTCCACCATTGGCATATATTTCGTCTGGCAGGAAGATGAGCTTGAAAATGCGTTAGAGGAAGCTTTTAAGTTCCCTGAAAGGGAGATATTAATTGAAAAATTTATTAAGGGTAAGGAAGTAACAGCGCCTGTGCTGGGTAATAATGAGGTGACTTCTTTGCCATTGATCCAAATTATTTCTAAAACCGGGGTTGTTTATGATTACCAGGCCAAATATACTGCCGGGCTTAGTGAACATGTCATTCCGCCAGAATTACCTAAATCAGTGATTGAAAAAGTGCAGGACTTAGCCTGTCAGGCTCATTTAGCTATTGGTTGTAGCGGACTTTCTCGGGTTGATTTCATTATAGATGATAATTTTCAGCCCTATATTCTGGAAGTGAACACAATTCCGGGTATGACTGAAACTAGTCTATTTCCAGATTCCGCTCGAGCAATAGGGTGGTCTTATAAGGATTTATGCTGTAAAATTATTGAATATGCAGGTGAAAGATTTAATAAAAAATTTACTCTTTGA
- a CDS encoding AAA family ATPase produces MKIAVAGKGGVGKTTFTALLIKQLVEANKGAILAVDADPNSNLNEALGIEVHASIADILDEVKGGKAIPEGMPKDVYVEYRLSQVLNETDYVDLVVMGVPQGSGCYCYPNDLMRKYLENLRQNYDYVVIDNEAGMEHLARRVVTDIDYLFVVSDASARGIRSAGRVFDIVKTVGINVKNIYLVITKVLPTGIEELKPEIEATGLEVVGTIPYDEVVARYDLAGKPLVELPADSPSVLAVKNIFSKLAL; encoded by the coding sequence ATGAAAATTGCTGTAGCAGGAAAAGGCGGAGTCGGGAAAACTACTTTTACAGCCCTACTCATTAAACAACTGGTAGAAGCGAATAAAGGTGCAATCCTGGCTGTTGATGCCGACCCTAATTCCAATTTAAATGAAGCACTCGGTATTGAAGTGCATGCATCAATCGCAGATATTCTGGATGAAGTAAAAGGTGGTAAAGCTATTCCCGAGGGAATGCCGAAAGATGTCTATGTAGAGTATCGCCTTAGCCAGGTATTGAATGAAACCGATTATGTGGATTTGGTGGTTATGGGGGTACCTCAGGGGAGTGGGTGCTACTGTTATCCCAATGACTTAATGCGTAAATATCTTGAAAACCTGAGACAGAATTATGACTATGTGGTAATTGATAATGAAGCAGGTATGGAACATTTAGCCAGAAGAGTGGTTACAGATATTGATTATCTTTTTGTTGTCAGTGATGCATCAGCTAGGGGCATCCGTTCAGCGGGCCGTGTATTTGATATTGTTAAAACAGTAGGTATTAATGTAAAAAATATCTATCTGGTTATTACAAAAGTTTTACCAACTGGAATCGAGGAATTAAAGCCGGAAATTGAGGCTACCGGACTAGAGGTTGTAGGAACCATTCCTTATGATGAAGTAGTGGCCCGTTATGATCTGGCAGGTAAGCCACTGGTTGAATTGCCAGCAGATTCTCCTTCAGTATTGGCAGTAAAGAATATCTTCAGTAAACTGGCCCTTTAA